The nucleotide window TTGGCGAGGGCAGCCTTGATGGCTTCCTCCTCCGCCTCGGCGGTGTATTTGCCCATGAGGGCGGCCGCGTCACCCAGTGCGGTATGCGCTTCGTTCTCTTTTTCGATGAGTTTCTTCAGCACGCGAATGTCGCCGGAAAAGCGCTCAGATTCCGGTTGCAGCACCAACGTCGTAATCTGCGGTCGCTCAGTCTGCCCATAGCGATCGATTCGGCCATTGCGCTGCTCGATCCGAATGAGGGACCACGGAATGTCGAAGTGGATGAGCTCGTGACATTGAGAGTGGAGGTTCACACCTTCCGATGCCAGGTCGCCGGTGACGAGAACACGAATGGGCGAGCTCTTCTTCTTGAAGGACTCGACGACGTCCTGTTGTTCGACATCGGAGAGTCCGCCGTGAAGAATGGCGAGCTGATCGTCTTTGAGCTTGAGGTCTTGGGTGAGATGCCGTTGCAGAGCGTGCAAGGTAGCGACTCGCTCGGCGAAGATGACGACTCTGGTGTCATTCTTCGGCCCGATGCCGATCTCTTTCAGATAGTCCAGCAGGGCGCCGTACTTTCCTGTTTGTGGGCGCTTCTCGGTGCGGTTGCGCTCGACTGCGGTCATGCTATCGACGGCGTATTCGCGGAGCCGGTCGAGGTAGGTGCGTTCTCGAGCGACTGCGTCGGAAGGGTCCTGATTGCTCAGGACACGTAACCGGTTGTCGATAGTCTCGACGAGTGCTTCCGGGCTGGAGAGGAATGCTTTGGCCAGTGTCCAAGGGAAGAGGCTGGTTCTCCCGGAGTAGGGGCTCGACCCGATGGGATGCAGCCAGATCTGGTCGAGCTCCTCTGCCACTGCGTTCTCCTCGAGACTCGCATAAGCGACACGGGCCTGGGGCTCTTTGCGTTCGGCCCAATCCGCGCCAACCTCTTTCTTCACGTCTTCGGAATAGCGGTGCCTGCGGACGATGAGATTCTTCACGGCATCCTCGTCGAGGGATCCGTCTGGGTTGACCGCAGTCGGTTCAAGGAGACGGATCAGTTCTGCGAAGGACTCTTTCTTGCCGTTGTGCGGGGTGGCACTGGCGAGGATCAGCGCATCGGTGTTCTTGGCCAAGGTATCGGCCAAGCGGTGGTTGAGCGAACTGGTGTTCGTCACGTTGTGTGATTCGTCGATGACGACGGCATCCCATTTGTGGCGACGTAGGTGCGACAGGTAACGATCGGACTTGAGCGTATCGATCGAGATGATGGCGCGTTTGAAATAGGTGAAGGGGTTGCGAGTGGCCGGCAGCTTCTGCCGGATCCGCTGGATTCCCTGGGAATCGAGGCGGACGAAGGGAATGGCAAATTTCGTCCACATCTCGTGCTGCATCTGCTCCAGCACGTGCTTCGGGGTGACGATGAGGATGCGGTCGCCGCGACCCCGTTTGATGAGCTCGGCGAGGATGAGACCGATCTCGATGGTCTTGCCCAACCCGACTGCGTCGGCGAGAAGAATGCGCGGTCGCAGATTCCTGGGGTCGAGGATCTTGCGCACCGGTGTCCGCTGGTAGTCCTTCGGATCGATGAGCATCCCATCGGCGACGGTGAGATTGGTGTCTTCAACCGCTGTCGCCGTCTTCATGAGTGTGGCTTCGAGCCAGAGTTTGGCATCCCTGTAGCCAGAACTCGGGTCATTGACGAGGGGAGCTTGCCTGGGGTCGATCGGGGTGACCGTATCGATCGAGTCGAAGAAGATCGCACTGGTGTCACGAACAAGTTCGGACAGCCCTTGGACTTCGATTCGCTGAACAGGTTTGCTGGGAACTCTCTCTTGGTGGTTCGCCCGTTCATAGACCGTCTGAACTCCGGTGACCAGCCACTCCTCATCGCGGACTTCGACGACGGAGCCTGGGGCGAGGGTGGCTGTTCGCTGGTCATCGTCGACCACATCGGCATGACCAGTATCGGTCGGAAGCACAGACTGTGAAGACTCCATTGCACAAACCTCACGGGAAGACGGCCACTACTCACGTCATGCTATCTCGGATCCGGGAGCTTCAGCGCCGAGCCTCAGACGTGTCCAACTGCCACAGACCTATTCATTCCGATTTCCCGCCTCGCGAGCAGTCCGATTCCAACCGCTCACCTCGCAGTTCAGCGGAATGTTGACTCTGAACACCATCATTCGCCCGGGCCAGAAGGAGCATTTCCATTTTACGCGCGGGCCTCAACGGCTACCTACATCAGTGGATCAAGGCTAAACCCAAGCGACTCCGCATTTACGAGCCGACCAGACAATGCAAATCAGGGCATCCGTGTCGCACGCCCCGGAAACTCGACAGACCGCACCGAAAGCAAGGGTAAGGACCACACCACGTCCCTGGCAAGAGTGGCTGATACCCACAAACCGCTTAAACGCGACAGTGCACTAGCAGGTCGAGGCACTGACGATCCGAGCTCTGAGCCCTCCAAATTAAGATACCCAGAGGAAAACACCGAACCTAGTCAAGCAAAGTTACCCCGCTAGTTGCCTCACCAACATAACGAACTTAGACACAATCCACACTCATGTGTAGTACCGATTCCTACACTTCAGTGTAATGTTAGGCGCATGGAGAACAGAACCTCTCAAACTCCGCTGAATATATACAGCGACTTCTTTGAGTACCGCGATCGCGACCTCATCGACCCCGACGATCCAGTCAATCGAACGATCTACGTGATCGACACAAACGTACTCCTCAACCTATTCAAATACTCACGATCAACTGCGCGACAAGTCATTGAGGTACTCCACCACATGCGCAATGCGCTCTTCCTCCCACATCAAGTCCTCGAGGAATTTTGGCCTTTGCTAGCGGAGGTGCGCAAAGGCTCCCACCACCTCGAAGCAAAGGGCAAAGTTGACACTTCAATGGCCAATGCGCGCAGAGAAGTCGAAAAATGGTTTAAGAGGACCGGACTAGAAGCCATCGAGGAATCGTCGCAGGAAACTGGATTAAAGCTTACTTCAGGCTCCGATACCCAGGCGGGCCTGTCGCTTGAAGCGGTCGTTGCCAGCGTTGAAAATTTGCTAGACGAGATGGAGGCTGCGTCGTCCCGCATAGGCGAGATCATCGATAGTGTCTCCGAAGAAGCGCAAGAGAATGAAATACTCGACAGTATCGAGAAGATTTTCGAGGGGCGAGTTGGGCGGGCACCAGATGAAACCGAGCACAAGCGGTTGCTCACCGAGTTCGCCGACCGAATTGACAAGGGACTTCCGCCTGGAAATAGAGACGTCGAAATTCGTAAAGGCGAGACAGACAAAGCCAGCGGAGATTTTTTCATCTGGCGACAGGGACTAAACGAAGCGAAGCACCGGTCTGAGGAACTCGGCCAGTCAGTTGACCTGACCCTAATCACAAATGACCTCAAAGACGATTGGACTAGATCTACAAAACCAGACCCTCTACCGCGACGAGAGCTGGTTCGAGAGTTCGCGAACGCAACAGGGGGCGGAGTCTTCCGAATAAAATCTTTCAGGCACCTCATTGAAGTCGCGACTTCACATTTCGGTGCGCAGTCCCTCGACGCTGCTGGAATGGCACAAATCGAAGCGGTAGAAGATGACAATCGAGGCTGGACAACCGACGCAGCCTTCAACTATCTCGCTTACCTTTACGACCGGCCAAGATACCATGATCAGTTAAAAGTACTACTTGCTGCTTACGGCGCCGCGAAGAATGGCATGGACCCCATCACCTTTTCCGAAGCTCGCGAACTGACCGGCAGAGAAAACCTGGCACAATTTTCTTCGCCTTTCCGCACTATTCTCAATAATTTTGAAGACGATACTGTCGATGAAGCCATGATTTGGAGTAGATACCCTGATAATGGAGAGGGAGTCTATTGCTTTAACGGCAACCCCCTAGACGCCTTAGAAAAAGTATTACATGAAGACAAAGACTTCGCAAATATAGCAAGATCGGGATTTCAGGACCTATGCAGACTCCGAAATGTAGCCACAAGAGATTTCGACTCTTCAGACGCTTCCTACCGAACAAGAGCAGAAGTCAATCCAGCCCAATGACCTGCACAATTGAGGCCGTACTAATCTGCGACGTCGAAATAGACGAAGAAAGGTTGTCCGAGAAGCTGGCAGACACTCAACGACAAGAGTCCGAGTGGCTGATTGGGCCGTACGTTTACACTTACAATGGTCCGGACGGAAGAACGGTTCGAACGGACGCGGTCGCTCGATCGACCAATTTTCCGCCCCAGCTCAACGCACTACTTTTCGGCCCCTTCGGCTCATCTCTATCACAGCAGTCAGAGACTGCCGGCAATGCACGAACCAGGACGAGTCAACGGCACCCCGCTAGATACACTTCGGGACAACAGCCTCTACTTCCAAGCGAAGATTCGATTTCTTCCATTTTCCAAGTCGCTAGTGTCTCGTCCGAATCTACGGAGATCGCGATTAGTCATGCCGATCTACTTCTGGCTGCAGCAACCCCGGTCGATGCTTCAACGGCGCGACCTGCAGTACTGTCGTTGCACTTATCAATTACAGCCCGCAATCTCGATGAGGCACTCTCAGTTGTCAGCGCGATGTCTCACTCGAGAGGAAAGCGGAATGAAGGGTTTGGAAGAGGGCGCCCGGGGCAGGACATGCTGAAATCGATCGACTCCCTGCGGAGCGTTTGCAAGTTTCCAACCGGATCAGATGCTGCGGAAGGAAGCATCTATACTCTGACGCTAAACAGTCGAACTAGCGATTCTGGGGACTGGGCAGTTGACGATGAGGAGTTATATCGCTGCGCAGCGCTACAAACTACTGAAAAGGCACACAGCGCACGGTCACGTATCGAAGAAGCGACGAAAACCAAGCGTTCGATCAGTAAATCATGGAGCATGCTTGCATTGCGACATGGCGCCAGCTTTCAGTTGCATTCGCCGAAAGAGGACGATTTTCGGCAGTTTGCTCCAGTCTATTTTCACACCCTCTACACAGATGCGTACATGTTGGCGCGCTTGCAGACTCAGCTCTTACGGAGTTGGGAACGTCCCGCGTACTCCATCCTCTCGGGGACTGTAGGAAGCGATGACCTTTCATCAGCCCGAGATCAGATGATGCGCCTTGAACGAGCGGTTGCTGTTGACAGCGCGCGGTATTGGCTAAAGAAGACAGAAGCAAATACAGGAAAGTCGATCTCGATCCTCCATGATGCACAAGAGGCGCAACGAGTTTCACAACGCCTCGCAAGTCTCGAAACTCAAATTGCGACGTTGGCTAGACTTGCTGAGCGTGACGCGACTAACCGTCGAACCAAGGCGCAGGAAACTCTTTCCGCAATAGCGATGGTCCTCGCAGTAGCAGTCTTTCCCATAACAATTGCAAACGACCTAGTCAGCCTGTTCGGAATCAAACTACCTTCGCTGGTTCTTGTGCTGATTCTTATTGTTCTTGCTGGAGCTCTGGGGGTCTGCGCGATTGTCGCTCGGCGACTCTTGCTGAAACGACGATAGGCTCTTAGACTGCAAGAACACTTAATCAATGCAGATTCATCCGATCCCTAAATAGTTTAATTTCTCTACTTTCCCTATCAAACCGGCTCTTCGTAATTGAGGTTGCAGGTCGGTGATTCCAGGACACGGCGTGGCGCTGCCGGGATAGACGTCGAGGTCTTCCGACGATGGAAGTTCTCACACTTTCCATCCGAAAGACCTCGACGTGGCCAAGCCTACTTTCTCGCCCCCTGACCTCACGACATTCTGCCGACTCGACTCCCACGATCTGACCTGTATCGGCCAGCACGTCAACGGGCACAGAGCCGTTCTGGAATGCCGGGCCTAACACTGCCGATAACTGGTGCCGTCGGTGCGGTGGCCACGTGATCGTTCGCGATACCGTAGTCCGCCATCTGGCCCACGAGCCTTTCGGTCACCGGCCGACCACGCTTCATGTTCGCCTCCGCCGTTACAAATGCGTCGAGTGGTGCCGCGTATGGCGTCAGGACACCACTGCTGCGGCACCACGACGAGCGAAGATCTCTCGAACCGGCCTCGACTGGGCACTGCGTGCTCTCGTCATCGACCACGACACCGTGTCCGTGATCTCCAGCAAACTCGCCGTATCCAGGCACACCGCGAACTTCGCAATCCTCGCTGAAGGTCGCCGACTGTTGATCAACGCCCCGACCGGGTTCGACGGGGTCAGCGTCATCGGTGTCGACGAGCACGTCTAGCGGCACACCAGGCGTGGCGACAAGTACGTCACCGTCATCATCGACCTCACCCCGATCAGCCAGGCAACAGACCCAGCACGTCTGCTCGATATGGTGCCCGGATAGTCAAAACAGGTGTTCAAACAACGGTTGGCCACCCGACCCAAGGGTTGGCGTGACGGCATCAACGTCGTCGCGATGGACGGATTCTCTGGCTTCAAAACAGCCGCCGTCGAAGAGCTGCCCGACGCCGTGGAAGTCATGGACCCGTTCCACGTCGTCAAGCTCGCCGGCGATGCCCTCGACGAAGTGCGCCGTCGTATTCAAAAAGAGACCACCGGCCGCCGCGAACGAGCGGGGGACCCGCTGTATCGGGCGAGGAGGACTTAGCACACGGGCATCATCTGCTTACGACGAAACAGCAGGAGAAGACCGAGGGCCTCCTTGCCGACCGGAGCTTCACTGCGGTCGAAGTCACCTGGGCCTTCTACCAAGACATCGTGACCGCCTACCGAACCGCCGACCGCAACGAGGGCAAGAAGCTCTTGCAGAGGGTCATTGACGCTCTGACAACGAATCTGCCGTCCGAGCTGATTGAACTCAATCAGTTGGGACGGACGATGAAGTGTCGAGCCGCCGATATGCTGGCGTTCTTCACGCGTCCGGGGACGTCGAACGGTCTCACCGAGGCGATCAATGGCAGGCTCGAGCATCTACGGGGGTCAGCATTGGGCTTCCGCAACGTCTCCCACTACATCGCCGGGTGCCTGCTCGAGTCCGATGGCTTCAGACCGGTTCTACACTCTCATTTACGATGAGCCCCCTTTAATGCCTTGCTCTCGGTCATAGTGTTTTCCTCTCTTGGTTCATGATTCAAGCTCTGTTGAGTGATACACAACACGCCTATGCACGCGGCGCGGATGGGCAAATAGTGCAACCTGAGAAACTAACTTTCGATTCTCCCAAATTTGGAAATGTGGTTGGATGCTGCCCCGGAACATTCCTTGATATGAAACTCGGTATAGTGCGCCAGTTCCACCGTGTAGTGCCGTCCGCAGTACACGCTCGTAGTCAGTTCGGCAGATTCGTCGCCATGGGCTCCCCAATGAATGAAATGCGTGGGGGAATTGACGCAGACGCTTTGGTGCCATTCGCAGCCTCGCGGCCTGTCGCCACCATCGT belongs to Brevibacterium spongiae and includes:
- a CDS encoding helicase-related protein, producing MLPTDTGHADVVDDDQRTATLAPGSVVEVRDEEWLVTGVQTVYERANHQERVPSKPVQRIEVQGLSELVRDTSAIFFDSIDTVTPIDPRQAPLVNDPSSGYRDAKLWLEATLMKTATAVEDTNLTVADGMLIDPKDYQRTPVRKILDPRNLRPRILLADAVGLGKTIEIGLILAELIKRGRGDRILIVTPKHVLEQMQHEMWTKFAIPFVRLDSQGIQRIRQKLPATRNPFTYFKRAIISIDTLKSDRYLSHLRRHKWDAVVIDESHNVTNTSSLNHRLADTLAKNTDALILASATPHNGKKESFAELIRLLEPTAVNPDGSLDEDAVKNLIVRRHRYSEDVKKEVGADWAERKEPQARVAYASLEENAVAEELDQIWLHPIGSSPYSGRTSLFPWTLAKAFLSSPEALVETIDNRLRVLSNQDPSDAVARERTYLDRLREYAVDSMTAVERNRTEKRPQTGKYGALLDYLKEIGIGPKNDTRVVIFAERVATLHALQRHLTQDLKLKDDQLAILHGGLSDVEQQDVVESFKKKSSPIRVLVTGDLASEGVNLHSQCHELIHFDIPWSLIRIEQRNGRIDRYGQTERPQITTLVLQPESERFSGDIRVLKKLIEKENEAHTALGDAAALMGKYTAEAEEEAIKAALAKGQDLDEVVADVSTATQTDELLNLIMTGISDEPASTESSGNAVAANGQESETLDSQPTSRAATGLSLYSSPVEFLEDGLAMVYGNHPEQKPAADGGGGVSWQFHSREAIAELEPPRDMWSRLESLPQSYLKERNVKANFKLATNKLVGRTLVEAARNSLDSKNASLWPEAHYLGPLHPVLEWVADRALSRVPERGGIYVIRAEVEAPTVVVHAGLTNLRGQVVSSIFRTVVFPGGNPDFGLTGEFADAEAVVADLGLRSLTHNPGVIKTENFQPLVPAAIDAVAESIEEVIGSGKARIERRVHEWFDRNEKWKQGALDLVQGATVKHRLRAVSEEDELIRSMQPNRSLLRPLLVAVPTDTPVCEMFNENAEEN
- a CDS encoding PIN-like domain-containing protein, which gives rise to MENRTSQTPLNIYSDFFEYRDRDLIDPDDPVNRTIYVIDTNVLLNLFKYSRSTARQVIEVLHHMRNALFLPHQVLEEFWPLLAEVRKGSHHLEAKGKVDTSMANARREVEKWFKRTGLEAIEESSQETGLKLTSGSDTQAGLSLEAVVASVENLLDEMEAASSRIGEIIDSVSEEAQENEILDSIEKIFEGRVGRAPDETEHKRLLTEFADRIDKGLPPGNRDVEIRKGETDKASGDFFIWRQGLNEAKHRSEELGQSVDLTLITNDLKDDWTRSTKPDPLPRRELVREFANATGGGVFRIKSFRHLIEVATSHFGAQSLDAAGMAQIEAVEDDNRGWTTDAAFNYLAYLYDRPRYHDQLKVLLAAYGAAKNGMDPITFSEARELTGRENLAQFSSPFRTILNNFEDDTVDEAMIWSRYPDNGEGVYCFNGNPLDALEKVLHEDKDFANIARSGFQDLCRLRNVATRDFDSSDASYRTRAEVNPAQ